A region of Carettochelys insculpta isolate YL-2023 chromosome 9, ASM3395843v1, whole genome shotgun sequence DNA encodes the following proteins:
- the DMRTA2 gene encoding doublesex- and mab-3-related transcription factor A2: MELRSEMPSVPAAPPPVPPSSVAAAAAAAAAASLPVSVAGSLLRAPPLLLRAAEKYPRTPKCARCRNHGVVSALKGHKRYCRWKDCMCAKCTLIAERQRVMAAQVALRRQQAQEENEARELQLLYGTAEGLALAAANGIIPPRPAYEVFGSVCGGASGEGGAGGSGKGATPPGRLNAKLQKFELFPKTLLPGRAVTPQQAGGKPLSPDGESVPGTSSPEARPGSGSENGDGESFLSSPVSKGPKEGEESPGSISPLGSDSGSEAEKDEQDPSPSAGGRQRTPLDILTRVFPAHRRSVLELVLQGCGGDVVQAIEQVLNNRGPDKAPDESWARDAALQPSPAAAAAAHHRPLIAGAMSPAIGTLGSRSAFSPLQPNASHFGAEAGAYPLGPHLGLSPLRLAYSAHSRGLAFMAPYSTAGLMPTLGFRPPMDYAFSDLMRERSAAHKEQVYSGGLYGPMVNNTPEKQ, translated from the exons ATGGAGCTGCGCTCGGAAATGCCCAGCGTCCCCGCGGcgccccctcccgtgcccccCAGCTCGGTGGCCGCCGccgcggccgccgccgccgccgccagccTGCCGGTGAGCGTGGCCGGCAGCCTCCTGCGGGCCCCGCCGCTGCTGCTGCGCGCGGCCGAGAAGTACCCGCGCACGCCCAAGTGCGCCCGCTGCCGGAACCACGGCGTGGTGTCGGCGCTGAAGGGCCACAAGCGCTACTGCCGCTGGAAGGACTGCATGTGCGCCAAGTGCACGCTCATCGCCGAGCGCCAGCGCGTCATGGCCGCCCAGGTGGCGCTGCGCCGCCAGCAGGCGCAGGAGGAGAACGAGGCCCGCGAGCTGCAGCTGCTCTACGGcaccgccgaggggctggccctggccgCGGCCAACGGCATCATCCCGCCCCGGCCGGCCTACGAGGTCTTCGGCTCCGTCTGCGGCGGGGCCAGCGGCGAGGGAGGCGCTGGGGGCTCGGGTAAGGGAGCGACCCCTCCAGGGCGTCTGA ACGCCAAGCTGCAGAAGTTCGAGCTGTTCCCCAAGACGCTGCTGCCCGGCCGGGCCGTGACCCCGCAGCAGGCCGGCGGGAAGCCCCTGTCTCCGGACGGCGAGTCGGTGCCGGGCACCTCCTCCCCAGAAGCTCGGCCCGGCTCGGGCTCGGAGAACGGCGACGGCGAGTCCTTCCTGAGCTCGCCCGTCTCCAAGGGGCcgaaggagggggaggagagcccGGGCTCCATCAGCCCGCTAGGCTCCGACTCGGGCTCGGAGGCGGAGAAGGACGAGCAGGACCCGTCGCCCTCGGCCGGCGGCCGCCAGCGGACTCCCCTGGACATCCTGACGCGGGTCTTCCCGGCGCACCGGCGCAGCgtgctggagctggtgctgcagggctgcggcGGCGACGTGGTGCAGGCCATCGAGCAGGTCCTCAACAACCGCGGCCCGGACAAGGCGCCCGACGAGAGCTGGGCCCGGgacgcagccctgcagcccagcccggccgccgccgccgccgcccaccACCGGCCCCTGATCGCCGGCGCCATGAGCCCGGCCATCGGCACGCTGGGCAGCCGCTCCGCCTTCTCGCCCCTGCAGCCCAACGCCAGCCACTTCGGGGCCGAGGCCGGGGCCTACCCGCTGGGCCCCCACCTGGGCCTCAGCCCGCTGCGCCTGGCCTACTCGGCGCACAGCCGGGGACTGGCCTTCATGGCCCCCTACTCCACCGCCGGCCTCATGCCCACGCTGGGCTTCCGCCCGCCCATGGACTACGCGTTCAGCGACCTCATGCGGGAGCGCTCCGCCGCGCACAAGGAGCAGGTCTACTCCGGCGGCCTCTACGGGCCCATGGTCAACAACACCCCCGAGAAGCAATAG